The Fictibacillus arsenicus genome contains a region encoding:
- a CDS encoding ABC transporter ATP-binding protein, translated as MSHIPALEVENLTKKIKRKLIIKGVSFTLYPGEVFGFLGPNGAGKTTTIRMIVGLISPTSGTIKIGGKNVRTEFTEAMRHLGCIVENPELYPYLTGWENLEHFAKMDASIPKSRLQEVVTLVGLTNRIHDRVSTYSLGMRQRLGIAQALLGKPKVLILDEPTNGLDPAGIREMREFIRKLAREEKLSVLVSSHLLGEIQLMCDRVAIISKGSVIRTDSVQNLLAEQERVIWKAEPLSLAKEILENETEVQEGLDGTLITLYNEPLLPEWNEKLVQAGVKVKEMRTQLPSLEDLFLEVTGGESID; from the coding sequence ATGAGTCATATCCCTGCATTGGAAGTTGAAAATCTGACGAAAAAAATCAAGCGGAAACTGATCATTAAAGGTGTCTCTTTTACCCTTTACCCTGGTGAAGTGTTTGGTTTTCTTGGGCCAAACGGCGCCGGCAAAACGACAACGATCCGTATGATTGTCGGCTTGATTTCTCCTACTTCAGGAACTATAAAAATTGGCGGCAAAAACGTTCGGACAGAGTTTACAGAAGCGATGCGGCATCTTGGCTGTATTGTTGAAAACCCTGAACTCTACCCTTATTTAACAGGATGGGAAAACTTAGAGCACTTTGCAAAAATGGATGCTTCTATTCCAAAGAGCAGGCTTCAGGAAGTCGTTACACTTGTAGGTTTAACAAACCGGATTCACGACCGCGTCAGCACATATTCACTTGGTATGAGACAGCGTTTAGGAATTGCACAGGCTTTATTAGGAAAACCGAAAGTGCTCATATTGGACGAGCCGACGAATGGCCTTGACCCTGCTGGAATCCGTGAGATGCGTGAGTTTATCCGAAAGCTTGCGAGAGAAGAAAAATTAAGCGTGCTAGTCTCTTCCCACTTGCTGGGTGAAATTCAGCTCATGTGTGATCGAGTCGCGATCATTTCTAAAGGTTCAGTCATCCGGACGGACTCTGTGCAAAACCTTTTAGCTGAACAAGAAAGAGTCATCTGGAAAGCCGAGCCGCTCTCTCTCGCTAAAGAGATTTTAGAAAATGAGACAGAAGTTCAGGAAGGTCTGGATGGTACGCTGATCACGCTTTATAACGAACCGCTTTTGCCTGAATGGAACGAAAAACTTGTCCAGGCTGGCGTAAAAGTAAAAGAAATGAGAACTCAGCTTCCTTCTCTTGAAGATCTGTTCTTAGAAGTGACAGGAGGCGAAAGTATTGATTAA